AGAATGCGCCGCCGACTTCATTGAAGGTTTGCCCACGGAATGAGCAGACGGTGAACGCCAGATACGCAACATTCCCCGGCAAACGGGTCAAATCAACGGAAATGACTTCATCATCGCCAGCACCGTCGCCGGTCAGGTTATCACCGGAATGGCTAATGGAACCGTCGCGGCTTTCCAATTGACGGAACCATACTACGTCAAGCAGGTTCTTTTGCGCATCTAGCAACAGGCAGGAAGCGTCCAAGTCAATGTCTGCCGCAGCCCCACCGCCGAACATGCTACCGAAGAAACCGCTTTTTTTCGGTGCTTCTGCCGGATCCCAGCCCAAGCCCATGCGTACTTTACTCAAGCCACCACCGCCGGTTTTTTCCAGCGAAATGCGTTGACCTTTGCTTAAACTTACAGCCATGAGAATCTCCATCCCTTTGTATTGTTGAGTGACAACATCTTAGAGAGTCGCCCCAGTGCAAGCAACACTCACCCAGAATTGTCAGGTTATTTCAGTCTAACGGTTGCAATACCACGGGCGTACTGACTTCGCTAATCCGCAAGCCGTAACGCAGCGGGGCAATGCTTAGGGTTTCCCCTTGCAAACTTTGCAGGAAAACCTCAGCTAGATTCACGCCCGCCAGACACGCCATGCCAAAGCCACCGGAAGGACGCGGGTTGATTTCCAGCAAGCGCGGCTCGCCTGCCGCATTCGCTTTGAATTGAATATTGAACAAACCATTTAAGCGATAATACGTCGTCAAACGCTCGACCATGCCTTGAATATCGGCATTATTGTCGATTGCCTGCCCGTATCCTGCTTGCGGATGCTTTTTGCGTTG
The window above is part of the Thiothrix winogradskyi genome. Proteins encoded here:
- a CDS encoding TerD family protein; amino-acid sequence: MAVSLSKGQRISLEKTGGGGLSKVRMGLGWDPAEAPKKSGFFGSMFGGGAAADIDLDASCLLLDAQKNLLDVVWFRQLESRDGSISHSGDNLTGDGAGDDEVISVDLTRLPGNVAYLAFTVCSFRGQTFNEVGGAFCRLVDDSNNTEMAKFNLSDKGAHTGVVMAIVSRNGAGWEMKAVGAPTAGAVANDMMPAILAAI